From Schizosaccharomyces pombe strain 972h- genome assembly, chromosome: II, the proteins below share one genomic window:
- a CDS encoding Vel1p domain-containing protein translates to MFKNLIFLFFIGLATAIRFNLTDLECSRLRGPHCGTYLLKVVGTNATYVGEKSFIGLDALTESKGEFFQRMLEQEPRLIPRLFTIAENDTANFTPLTFTTYLKTCNPQSIENAMIPFVNTVTSEISFDAWAYTAQNSSRITGLSNQLMNSTLYNVQVATCTPGFSALLLDSPTINVFNNEEGMPSWCQPIELTPVCPLDEGFN, encoded by the coding sequence ATGTTCAAAAACTTAATatttctcttcttcattGGGCTCGCTACCGCCATACGCTTCAACCTCACTGATCTTGAGTGTAGTAGACTACGCGGTCCGCATTGTGGTACGTATCTACTGAAAGTAGTAGGAACGAATGCTACATACGTTGGtgaaaaatcatttataGGTCTTGATGCTTTGACTGAAAGTAAAGGTGAATTTTTTCAGCGTATGTTGGAACAAGAACCTCGACTTATTCCACGTTTGTTTACGATAGCTGAAAACGACACGGCCAACTTTACTCCCTTGACATTTACAAcgtatttgaaaacatgCAATCCTCaaagtattgaaaatgcaaTGATCCCTTTTGTGAATACTGTTACCagtgaaatttcttttgatgCATGGGCGTATACAGCACAAAATTCAAGTCGGATAACGGGTCTTAGCAACCAACTGATGAATTCTACTCTATATAATGTTCAAGTAGCAACATGTACTCCCGGATTCTCTGCGTTATTGTTAGATAGTCCTACaatcaatgtttttaataacgAGGAAGGCATGCCAAGTTGGTGTCAGCCCATTGAACTTACACCAGTTTGTCCTTTGGATGAGGGATTCAActga